The Epinephelus lanceolatus isolate andai-2023 chromosome 16, ASM4190304v1, whole genome shotgun sequence nucleotide sequence acaccatcacacctcctcctccatgcttcacagtgggaaccaggcatgtggaatccatccgttcaccttttctgcgtctcacaaagacacggcggttggaaccaaagatctcaaatttggactcatcagaccaaagcacagatttccactggtctaatgtccattccttgtgtttcttggcccaaacaaatctcttctgcttgttgcctctccttagcagtggtttcctagcagctatttgaccatgaaggcctgattggcgcagtctcctcttaacagttgttctagagatgggtctgctgctagaactctgtgtggcattcatctggtctctgatctgagctgctgttaacttgccatttctgaggctggtgactcggatgaacttatcctcagaagcagaggtgactcttggtcttcctttcctgggtcggtcctcatgtgtgccagtttggttgtagcgcttgatggtttctgcgactccacttggggacacatttaaagtttttgcagttttccggactgactgaccttcatttcttaaagtaatgatggccactcgtttttctttagttagctgattggttcttgccataatatgaattttaacagttgtccaatagggctgtcggctgtgtattaacctgacttctgcacaacacaactgatggtcccaaccccattgataaagcaagaaattccactaattaaccctgataaggcacacctgtgaagtggaaaccatttcaggtgactacctcttgaagctcatggagagaatgccaagagtgtgcaaagcagtaatcagagcaaagggtggctattttgaagaaactagaatataaaacatgttttcagttatttcacctttttttgttaagtacataactccacatgtgttcattcatagttttgatgccttcagtgagaatctacaatgtaaatagtcatgaaaataaagaaaacgcattgaatgagaaggtgtgtccaaacttttggcctgtactgtatatatgataaaaaataaaaccaaaattgaaaaaataaaaaataaagacatgaaaataaaaataacatatttaGATAGAAAactatagacacacacacacacacacacacagagatataGGAAAGTATTATCATCAAAACGCCCACAGGTAAAAGAACTCATCATTCAGAGTAATATATATTACATATGTAATATTTACTGTAGATTGATCTGTAACAACACGTCATGATTGATTattgataatatttattatcaGTAATGTGTGAAGGACCGGAAGTTGTCAGCAGGAAAAGTGTAAAAGTTCCTTTAAACTGTGACTCAGTAGAAAAGTCTTTtcttagtctttttttttatattatcttTATTAACAAATTCAAACATTTCAGTCAAGATGCAGCACATTTAGCAAAACCTAACATACAGTCAGTATAAATCATGTGAACAACattataacataaaataaattaaaacagaagGAAAAGAAAGTCAGAGATTTTATCAAGAATCAAACTTTTATAAACATGAGgcttgtttagtttttatatatttcaaaggttgttttttttttaattgaatagctcattcataaaaattaaaaacagtggtGTGACATTTGAACTCTACATCTATGGACAAAGTATTTAGCCATAATAAAGTCTTACAGAGCACAGATGGCTGCTTGAGAGTCCTTTGCAGAAGtcaaaaaaaacatgttcaagTGTTCCAATTTCAAGGTCAcaaaatttacatttatttctttcaaaattaaatctttGTCTAAGAAACTCATTACAAGGATGAACGTCATTTAAATGGCTCTCTTTAGTTGTTGGTAGGGTGGGGACACAGAGGTATCTGTACTGTTTCCTTTTTAACGGTAAAGGGAGGATTTCAGACATGACAGCGTGtcttatcattttatttctccctAGAATCAATGTCATTGATATAAAGTGAAGGTAACTGTGGAGCTCACACCATATAAGGTGTCATGCCTCTTACTATAGTCACCATTGCTTTAATCACCACTGTGTGTTAAATGTCTCATTGAAttcattatattggagaaaATGACCACTTGAATCCATGAGGTGTAAAACAGACCAgacacatcacaacaacacAAGGATTGTCTTCTCATTAATTTGTGTCTGTTATTCCAGATATATCGTGCTCATGGATCATTTTACAACATAACAGGACATGTTCATGGAATTTAGAAGCGAAACAtcaacaccaccacacactgcaGATATTTTAAAAGGGATGTGAAACCAGAAACCATTTCTCTTTTGTTTGAATGGCTTTAACCATTTTAGTTTTATCGTACCAGTTATTGCCTCATAATCAGTTACATTTAAACCTCTTCATTTGATGTTTCACTGCGTCTCCTCTCCTGAGATACTGATGTTTATCTCTCCAGATAAAGTTAAAGTTTGTTTGGTTAATTGACATAATGAAAGTTTCTGGAACTGAGACATGTGTGTCAATGagttcactcttttttttttaaaattctggtGAAATCCAGTCCGCCATTTagtcttattttgaaattctttcCCGGAAGTGATAGTAGTCATATCCGGTGGTCTGACCGCCGTGATTAGCAGTGTTAGCAGAGTGAACCGTTAGCTGGATCTAAATAACGGCAGAAAAACAAACCGTCAGAGTTTAGTTCAGTAACCGGAGCAGAGATGGACCCACACCGGAAGCTGCTGCCTGACGTCACGGACGAGGCTTTAAACAcgcgaagaagaagaagaagaggtttgtttcctgtctgctaatgttgctaagctaacgttagccggtGTTGTGTCCCTACTGGTTTCCAATTTAACTGGTTTCCTTACCgaacagctgcagatgtgcttcgcctccgtcagcagattcgtcacaaattcacaaacatacacaacatattagTGGCGATCTTAAAGTCGCAGCCCACATCTACCACAGCGAATATGCTTCTGTCAGTGAGCACTACGTACCagcgacattaaaaaaagaaaggaaagaaatatGATATACACAAATTTGCGTCAAGCTGGACTCGATTTCACGTCAACAAAAGACAATATAACACAAACCGCATGTCCACCTGTGTGAGCCACTGAGACTCACAGAGCGCACAGCTTTCCTCAGGTATTAGTAAATTACGTCAGCATCcaggtaacattttgatttgggcTGACCTGAGACAACTGGTTACCCTCGGCTTGCCTTGAAAGTACCCACACATATTTATCaatgtttcttgttctttttccacgagtctacaaacatattcagtgccacattacagtctgcacaacactgcacactgacaaagcctgtcatgtttaaaaagtgacGATCTAACTCGAAAATACTCTCAAAATACGCTtaataatatgtaaataaaaaccaagCACTTACAGCCACTGGATCATTACAGAGGTGAAGCAAGGACTTACATTTACTCACGTCACTATAACTGAGTAGTTTTTTGTGTActtgcactttttaaaatctaatttgagTGTTACATCAGTAGcctatgttttaatttaagtattATGCTTCGCTGCATTTTAAATGACTTCCGTGAccgagtaaaaaaaaaaaagtcggccgaaattttaaaaaagcaaacggAATTGTACAAGCGTTAACTACcatgacacaataataatagtattacACTGTATGACGACCTGGCAGCTAGCTCTGATGGAGACATATGAGCTCTAAGAACAAACTCACAATTATGGACGCACACTAAAAGAAATGTCGCCATGGTCCGAGAGAGGTGACGTCATGCTGTTATCTCTGTCTCTACAGGTACGCAGTGAGCGAGTTAGATCgtcactttttaaacatgacaggctttgtcagtgtgcagtgttgtacagactgtaatgtggcactgaatatgtttgtaGACTCGTGggaaaagaacaagaaacattGATAAATATGTGTGGGTACTTTCAAGGCAAGCCGAGGGTAACCAGTTGTCTCAGGTCAgcccaaatcaaaatgttacctgGATGCTGACGTAATTTACTAATACCTGAGGAAAGCTGTGCGCTCTGTGAGTCTCAGTGGCTCACACAGGTGGACATGCGGTTTGTGTTATATTGTCTTTTGTTGACGTGAAATCGAGTCCAGCTTGACGCAAATTTGTGTATATCatatttctttcctttctttttttaatgtcgctGGTACGTAGTGCTCACTGACAGAAGCATATTCGCTGTGGTAGATGTGGGCTGCGACTTTAAGATCGCCActaatatgttgtgtatgtttgtgaatttgtgacgaatctgctgacggaggcgaagcacatctgcagctgttcGGTAAGGAAACCAGTTAAATTGGAAACCAGTAGAGACACAACACCGGCTAGCCGCGGTTAGCTTCAGTCTGAgcctttgtttgtttattagaGGAAGCGGGAGAAGTAACGAAGTACTttaacttgtaacagagtatttctactctagtatcagtacttttactcagTTTCACACCAACAGAAGTTTGAACAAACAACATTCAGAAACTTTCaggatttaaaagaaaattattttattgttttttttttacaactcagacattaaaatgttgttgtaagAGGAAGAGTTGGACAAAACATCTTTACTGTCACACAtgtgattattgtcacatataaTTATTGTCACATGTGACAATAATTATATCTGGCTGGCAGCTTAGTGATGCATTGAATATATGGACCCCTGTAGTGGAAACCCAGTAACAGTCTATGGTGCCTGTTTGTTGACTACATGTTGACTACATGTAGTCAACATGTAGTCAACATGTAGTCAACATGTGACAGATGTTTTGTCCAACTCTTCCTCTTACATGTTACTACATGTAGTCAACATGTAGTCAACATGTGACAATAATCACATGTGATTATTGTCACATGTGATTATTGTCACATGTGACAGATGTTTTGTCCAACTCTTCCTCTTACATGTTACTACATGTAGTCAACGTGTAGTCAACATGTTACTACATGTTGACTACATGTTGACTACATGTTGACTACTCACGGTGTCTAAATCAATCCAATACATTCTTAAAATACTGAAGAACTGAAAAATGCTATAATTGGCTCCCCAGATAAAATATGAGGCTGCTACAaccttcttttttaaaattctgcatagacagaaatgaaattttaatttttctgttcTGTATCTATTCACGCCAGAGTAATTAGGTGATATTTACCTTCTTTAAGACACCAGATTTGAAGTCTTACCTTTCACCAGGCACCAGAGTAATTATGGGTGTAGCCCATATAGTTGTCGAGATAtactcatgtttttgtgtgtatggtGTTTCATGTCCATAAAACATGAAAGGTTTATTTATATCAGGATCCCTGTGCCTACGGTGATAATAACCATATGATTCACCTGCAAGACTGATGTTTCTGAATTTAAGGAAAATGATACTCAAGAAACAAATCAACACTTTTTACTTTTGAAGCAATCATTTGTACATAAAACTAGAAAAAACAGATGATGATCCTTATGTGAAAGAACGTGGAGCACACGAGTACAGTATTTAGATTATTTCAAGGCCCGACTCAAGATCAGACGTCTGTTTCTGAGTCACTCAGGTCTGTATCTGTGATCATGTCAAGTTATGCTCTTGGGCTTGATTGTCACATGCTTGCAACTTGCACAGGTTGGTACATTTCAAGCCTTTGCTCATGCACTGGCAGCTTGCGTCTAcgactgcagctgcagcactgcCTCAGGGGCTGGAGACCCCTGCATCCATTCCAGGGTGAGCTGACCATCATCATTTCTGGCCCAGCCATGTTCAACTAGGCTTGGGACTTGCAGCTGTTGCTGGAGATTAACTCTCCAGATGCCAGCCTGGTAGCTGGCACGCATAGCATGCATAAAGAGGCAGTCCTCACATGGTGGTAGCTGGCTAGATTCAAGCTCCCCACGCCACGTGCAGAAAAGTTGGTAGCGGGCTGTGTTGATGTCCTCTGTCGTCGCAGGTGCTGAGTACAGTTTacatgtgaatgcatgaatgctTGCAGCCTCTTGAACAGGTCAGGGGATACTTCCCAGGACTGCCCCAGCTCTTCTTCCTGGAAATGCTCTGATCTTGTGATAAGCTTCAAGGCTCGGTGCTTACCACAGCCTGCGAAGGCACTCACAGTATCACACCTGGTGAATGCATGCATGCCACCCAGAGCATTACAGACAGCGTCTCCCAGCCCCTGACGTAGCTTGGtgatgtaagggataatgtataccCCGACGCACAGCGGTGTTTTGTCACCTTACCCTcacagaaaaggagaaaaacaacTTTGTAATGACGATGTGATGAAAGAATTTGCGCTCCAATTTAgttctaaatttaaaaaaaaaacaacaacaatgaagaCATAGGGATGCATGATGAAATTGGCACGTCATTggtatcggctttaaaatgataaaaaaaaagatactgaTATCGATATCAGTTATGGGCCAAATCAATATCAGCGTGTCAGATATCAGTAAATAATCCAACATGAAGCTGTTGTATAAATGAAACAGTCCAACATGTCAGATATTTGCTCTTGTACGAGTTTTATGATAAATACGGTAAGTCAGAGATTTAATCATCAGTCAGCTGAgtcgtttttgtttgtttgtttattatgtTTTGTAATTCTCAGCGTGATGTGACGACCTGACACCTGTTAGCTCGTTTTATATTATCATATTAacgtctgtctgtgtttcagttttACCTTCAGAtgtccagcagctgttggtcCTTAAAGAATTAGAATAGCACACAAATGATGATAAAATCActgataaatataaaaacaatgccTGAATAAAtggtattaaaatgtcacaaaaatgttaaaGGAATGTCCGAAGAACTTCATTAAAAAGTCTGAAAGAATtatgataaaatgtccaaaaaacatAATTAGAATTTCCAGAAAAATATTGATAtgtccaggaaaaaaaaacatttctaagtctaaaaaaatgctgacaaattgtttaaaaatattattaaattgtccgataaaatgtttaaaaacttGTAATAAAAgatttttgatgaaatatcagagaaacatgattaaaatgttgaaaaaattgttaaaagtcccaaaaagttgataaattgtcgaaaaaatatttttaaattgtcTGATAAAATGTTGTCAGAACCTGTCAGAAAAATGCCGATGAAATGtctgaaacatttttaaaagtgtctgaagaaatgtttaaaaaaatgtattaaaacaaCACCCTAATaaatgtttataaaatgtcctaaaaccataattaaaatgttcaaaaaaaaaaaagttgcaatttcctaaaaaaaaataaataaataaatgagaagtGGCactaaaatgtcccaaaaaatgGCAAAGAAATTTCCAAAGAACTTAATTAAAATGTTggacaaaaatgttgataaaatgtccaataaaacattattaaaatgtttgataaaatgtaaatttgtaTTGAAGAGGCTTTCACACACCAGGATAATCAGCATCTGTCATCAGGTGCATTGGCACAGCACAAAGTGCTAAACATGGAAAGATGGAATGCTCACAAGTCAGTATGTGAGCAGTCCTTCTTTCCATGAGAAAATGGAaatcaaatgtccaaaaaatatttttaaaagtccccaaaaaatgtctgaaaattgtgtaagaaaatgtttaaaaaatgtctgatgAAATGTCCAAAAGACattattaaaatgtctgaaatatgttatttaaatgtcccaactttttttaaaaaagtccaaaaaatgttgataaattttctcaaattttgtTTGGTGCAGAggtccagcagcagctgttggtggttaaagaagaggttccccctgagcagcaggagtggagctccagtgtggaccaggaggacccagagcccccacacattaaagaggaagaggaggaactgtggagcagtcaggagggagagcagcttcaagggctggaggaggctgatatcaccaagttcacattcactcctgtccctgtgaagagtgaagatgatgaagagaaacctcagtctgagGGACACCACTGTggaggaccaggaccaggaccagacAGGAACTCAGAGACTGGAGACTCTTCTGAATCTGAGACTGACGACAGCGATGATTGGACGGAGACCAGAGAACCTCCGTCAGGTGTAAAGAAACCGTTCAGTTGCTCCGACTGCAGGAAAACGTTCGGTAAAAGCGGGAACCTGAAGCAGCACATGAAATCTCACACGGGAGAGAAACCGTTTGCCTGCTCCGAGTGCGGGAAACGATTCGGCCTCAAAGGGAACCTGAAGCAGCACATGAGGAcgcacacaggagagaaaccgttcGGCTGCTCCGTGTGTCAAAAAACGTTTGCGCAGAGAGGAAGTTTACAGACGCACATGAGGATCCACACCGGAGAGAAAATCttcagctgctccatctgtcAGCGAAGCTTCTCGTGGTGTCATCAGCTCAGGAACCATCGGTGTGAGCGCCGAGGATCCAAACCAACCAGGGACCGAGTCCTGCTGCCACGCCCACGCAGTGACCAGCCCGTGGTGTTGGTGTACCTGTCAGGTACTCTGGACTCCTACTGACGCGTGTCAGGGACTCAAACTGTGGACTTCCTGTTTGACATCATCACTTTACCGTTACAAAACAATCCTCTGATGCTCATGAAAACGTCGGAATAATaactaaacaaataaaaagtgctGCGCGGTAAGTTAGCATCAGCTAGCTCACATGGCTAACAGATGACCTGTTATTAATGCtgtgttttgtaaataaaatgatGTTTAATGAATcacatgttgtttgttttcagacagATTTTAACCTGTGGAAACAAAAAATAACCTCTAAttcacactttatttatttattcagtatttttacatcACTGATTGAAACAGGAACAAAAATATTTCAGGACtttgatgaaataaaaaaacaacaaggaaAAGAGTAAAAATTATAGATTACAATAATTCTTCAATTTTTTTCcctatttataaaaataactttctaaatctatttttattttattttgttattttattttatttcacttgatgttatttcattttgtttctttgtttttgttaattcattttatattttatttgaatttgtgataagttattggtttacttttatttatttatttatttttctaagaTTTGGAACATTTCAGGTTGCTCGTTGCCTTTTTCctcatgttttttaaagaagttGCAGCGACAgagtttaaagggttaaatccttgtgacagcagcagaaacgtcactccaggtttcaaagggctAAATTTCACAGAGCTGTTTGCGTTGagataatatttaatttttaccTGAGAGTTTCTGACGCTCGGCACTCGtatcaactttatttaaatgttgtcagacaACATTAAACAATTATAATTACATAGGTTTTttccataaataaatgaaacaggaacaaaaatattttgatgaaattaaatcaaattaaaactcTGATGATGATCCTGATGTTAACCAGGTGTCACATGATCACACAACTGTGactccattttgttttctgtgttgatGATGGTTGTTggtataaaatgtgtgtttttcataattcaactttaattcattcattcaattaaagagtaataataataattctttaatttttccatatttttttaaaacaatttttaaaatcttttattatctattattttattttgtgttgttcttttattttactttattttttctggACAAGACGACTGTTTTTGATCGTGGACATCATCAACTCATATTGAGACATCTGACCACTGCTGGGACAGCGACATCGAGCGGGCTGTTAGCATGGATGCTGTTAGCATGGTTAGCTAGCGTAGCCGTACTGTTTACATTTCTGTGGTCGCAGTTTTTATATTAACTGTttattgttatgtttgttttgttgctgattttaaaaacaaacaagtgagGCGAGACATGTGGAGCGAGGTAGTGTCTctggggaggaggtggaggacacaAAGACATCACTGGACTTCCTGTGTCCAAACAGTAGAAGCTAATAATGGAGCTCTAAAGAcgacctgtggccctttgctgcatgtcactccctctctctgcccccttcacacttgtctgtccattaaaggctgaaaatgcctccccaagaaataaaaaaaattaaaaaaacactgacatggaGGCTCGCCATCCTCTTCCTTCAGAAAGCAGCTGTGACAAACTGGCCAAAATAACACGCTGCGTAGACGAAGACAGAGCCGAAGGAATCTGACGTGTCTGTGAACGAATATCTGACAAAGGAAAACGCAGACATTGTCAGAAGGACACGATTCCTGATGACAAAATTCAAACTGGTCaccagaggcagagacaggtcATAAGAAgcgtcccacaggggtcaatgtcaggtcccacaggggtcaatgtcagggcctacaggggtcaatgtcagggcccacaggggtcaatgtcagggcccacaggggtcaatgtcagggcccacaggggtcagtgtcaagtcacacaggggtcaatgtcaggtcccacaggggtcaatgtcagggcccacaggggtcagtgtcaggtcccacaggggtcagtgtcagggcccacagggatcagtgtcagggcccacaggggtcagtgtcaggtcccacaggggtcagtgtcagggcccacaggggtcagtgtcagggcccacaggggtcaatgtcagggcccacagggatcagtgtcaggtcccacaggggtcagtgtcaggtcccacaggggtcagtgtcagggcccacaggggtcaatgtcagggcccacagggatcagtgtcagggcccacaggggtcagtgtcaggtcccacaggggtcagtgtcagggcccacaggggtcagtgtcaggtcccacaggggttagtgtcagggcccacaggggtcagtgtcaggtcccacaggggttagtgtcagggcccacaggggtcagtgtcaggtcccacaggggtcagtgtcaggtcccacaggggtcagtgtcagggcccacaggggtcagtgtcaggtcccacaggggttagtgtcagggcccacaggggtcagtgtcaggtcccacaggggtcagtgtcaggtcccacaggggtcagtgtcaggtcccacaggggttagtgtcagggcccacaggggtcagtgtcagggcccacaggggtcagtgtcaggtcaCACAGGGGttagtgtcagggcccacaggggttagtgtcagggcccacaggggtcagtgtcagggcccacaggggttagtgtcagggcccacaggggtcagtgtcagggcccacaggggtcagtgtcaggtcacacaggggtcaatgtcaggtcccacaggggtcagtgtcagggcccacaggggtcagtgtcaggtcccacaggggtcaatgtcagggcccacaggggtcaatgtcagggcccacaggggttagtgtcagggcccacaggggtcagtgtcagggcccacaggggtcagtgtcaggtcccacaggggtcagtgtcaggtcccacaggggtcaatgtcaggtcccacaggggtcaatgtcagggcccacaggggttagtgtcaggtcccacaggggttagtgtcagggcccacaggggtcagtgtcaggtcccacaggggtcagtgtcagggcccacaggggtcaatgtcaggtcccacaggggtcaatgtcagggcccacaggggttagtgtcaggtcccacaggggttagtgtcagggcccacaggggtcagtgtcaggtcccacaggggtcag carries:
- the LOC144467342 gene encoding uncharacterized protein LOC144467342, giving the protein MDPHRKLLPDVTDEALNTRRRRRREVQQQLLVVKEEVPPEQQEWSSSVDQEDPEPPHIKEEEEELWSSQEGEQLQGLEEADITKFTFTPVPVKSEDDEEKPQSEGHHCGGPGPGPDRNSETGDSSESETDDSDDWTETREPPSGVKKPFSCSDCRKTFGKSGNLKQHMKSHTGEKPFACSECGKRFGLKGNLKQHMRTHTGEKPFGCSVCQKTFAQRGSLQTHMRIHTGEKIFSCSICQRSFSWCHQLRNHRCERRGSKPTRDRVLLPRPRSDQPVVLVYLSGTLDSY